The following are from one region of the Hypanus sabinus isolate sHypSab1 chromosome 14, sHypSab1.hap1, whole genome shotgun sequence genome:
- the LOC132404437 gene encoding insulin gene enhancer protein ISL-1 isoform X2, protein MGDMGDPPKKKRLISLCVGCGNQIHDQYILRVSPDLEWHAACLKCAECNQYLDETCTCFVRDGKTYCKRDYIRLYGTKCAKCNIGFSKNDFVMRARSKVYHIDCFRCVACSRQLIPGDEFALREDGLFCRADHDVVERASVGPDPLSPMHGNRPLQMAEPISVRQPALRPHVHKQPEKTTRVRTVLNEKQLHTLRTCYAANPRPDALMKEQLVEMTGLSPRVIRVWFQNKRCKDKKRSQLMKQLQQQQPNDKTNIQGLTGTPMVAASPERHDSSLQANPVEVQSYQPPWKVLSDFALQSDIEQPAFQQLVSASNMQNTIITTTVQTSPELTAIRGPTTHQSIYRQLMDIKIAESLFCQP, encoded by the exons ATGGGAGACATGGGAGATCCACCCAAAA AAAAACGCCTTATTTCTCTGTGTGTTGGTTGTGGGAATCAGATTCATGATCAGTATATTCTTCGTGTTTCTCCGGATCTGGAATGGCATGCCGCTTGTCTAAAATGTGCAGAGTGTAATCAGTATTTGGACGAAACCTGTACCTGCTTCGTTAGGGATGGAAAAACATACTGCAAAAGAGACTATATTCG ATTGTATGGAACTAAATGTGCAAAGTGTAACATAGGATTCAGTAAGAATGACTTTGTGATGAGAGCACGCAGTAAGGTGTATCACATCGACTGCTTCCGCTGTGTGGCGTGTAGTCGCCAGCTCATCCCCGGTGATGAATTCGCGTTGCGGGAAGACGGACTCTTCTGCCGGGCTGACCACGATGTTGTAGAGCGAGCGTCGGTTGGCCCAGATCCCCTCAGTCCCATGCACGGCAACAGACCCTTACAGATGGCGG agcCCATTTCTGTCCGACAGCCAGCTTTAAGGCCACACGTTCACAAACAGCCTGAAAAGACGACACGGGTTCGGACAGTTCTAAACGAGAAACAGCTCCACACATTACGGACTTGTTATGCAGCCAACCCCCGACCCGATGCGCTCATGAAGGAGCAGCTCGTTGAAATGACAGGCCTGAGCCCCCGTGTCATTCGAGTCTGGTTTCAAAACAAGCGCTGTAAAGACAAAAAAAGGAGTCAGCTCATGAAACAACTGCAACAACAACAACCCAACGACAAAACG AATATCCAGGGGCTGACTGGAACCCCGATGGTAGCTGCCAGTCCGGAGAGACATGATAGCAGTTTGCAAGCCAATCCAGTGGAGGTGCAGAGTTACCAGCCACCTTGGAAAGTTTTGAGTGACTTCGCTTTGCAGAGTGATATAGAACAGCCTGCATTTCAGCAACTGGTGAGTGCCAGCAACATGCAGAACACCATCATCACCACCACAGTACAGACTTCACCAGAACTCACTGCAATCAGGGGACCAACTACACACCAATCCATATATAGACAACTCATGGATATAAAAATTGCAGAATCCCTCTTTTGCCAGCCTTAG
- the LOC132404437 gene encoding insulin gene enhancer protein ISL-1 isoform X3 — MGDMGDPPKKKRLISLCVGCGNQIHDQYILRVSPDLEWHAACLKCAECNQYLDETCTCFVRDGKTYCKRDYIRLYGTKCAKCNIGFSKNDFVMRARSKVYHIDCFRCVACSRQLIPGDEFALREDGLFCRADHDVVERASVGPDPLSPMHGNRPLQMAAEPISVRQPALRPHVHKQPEKTTRVRTVLNEKQLHTLRTCYAANPRPDALMKEQLVEMTGLSPRVIRVWFQNKRCKDKKRSQLMKQLQQQQPNDKTNIQGLTGTPMVAASPERHDSSLQANPVEVQSYQPPWKVLSDFALQSDIEQPAFQQLVNFSEGGPGSNSTGSEVASMSSQLPDTPNSMVASPIEA; from the exons ATGGGAGACATGGGAGATCCACCCAAAA AAAAACGCCTTATTTCTCTGTGTGTTGGTTGTGGGAATCAGATTCATGATCAGTATATTCTTCGTGTTTCTCCGGATCTGGAATGGCATGCCGCTTGTCTAAAATGTGCAGAGTGTAATCAGTATTTGGACGAAACCTGTACCTGCTTCGTTAGGGATGGAAAAACATACTGCAAAAGAGACTATATTCG ATTGTATGGAACTAAATGTGCAAAGTGTAACATAGGATTCAGTAAGAATGACTTTGTGATGAGAGCACGCAGTAAGGTGTATCACATCGACTGCTTCCGCTGTGTGGCGTGTAGTCGCCAGCTCATCCCCGGTGATGAATTCGCGTTGCGGGAAGACGGACTCTTCTGCCGGGCTGACCACGATGTTGTAGAGCGAGCGTCGGTTGGCCCAGATCCCCTCAGTCCCATGCACGGCAACAGACCCTTACAGATGGCGG cagagcCCATTTCTGTCCGACAGCCAGCTTTAAGGCCACACGTTCACAAACAGCCTGAAAAGACGACACGGGTTCGGACAGTTCTAAACGAGAAACAGCTCCACACATTACGGACTTGTTATGCAGCCAACCCCCGACCCGATGCGCTCATGAAGGAGCAGCTCGTTGAAATGACAGGCCTGAGCCCCCGTGTCATTCGAGTCTGGTTTCAAAACAAGCGCTGTAAAGACAAAAAAAGGAGTCAGCTCATGAAACAACTGCAACAACAACAACCCAACGACAAAACG AATATCCAGGGGCTGACTGGAACCCCGATGGTAGCTGCCAGTCCGGAGAGACATGATAGCAGTTTGCAAGCCAATCCAGTGGAGGTGCAGAGTTACCAGCCACCTTGGAAAGTTTTGAGTGACTTCGCTTTGCAGAGTGATATAGAACAGCCTGCATTTCAGCAACTG GTTAATTTTTCAGAGGGAGGGCCAGGTTCTAACTCCACTGGAAGTGAAGTAGCGTCCATGTCCTCCCAACTCCCTGACACACCAAACAGCATGGTAGCGAGTCCTATAGAGGCATGA
- the LOC132404437 gene encoding insulin gene enhancer protein ISL-1 isoform X1 — MGDMGDPPKKKRLISLCVGCGNQIHDQYILRVSPDLEWHAACLKCAECNQYLDETCTCFVRDGKTYCKRDYIRLYGTKCAKCNIGFSKNDFVMRARSKVYHIDCFRCVACSRQLIPGDEFALREDGLFCRADHDVVERASVGPDPLSPMHGNRPLQMAAEPISVRQPALRPHVHKQPEKTTRVRTVLNEKQLHTLRTCYAANPRPDALMKEQLVEMTGLSPRVIRVWFQNKRCKDKKRSQLMKQLQQQQPNDKTNIQGLTGTPMVAASPERHDSSLQANPVEVQSYQPPWKVLSDFALQSDIEQPAFQQLVSASNMQNTIITTTVQTSPELTAIRGPTTHQSIYRQLMDIKIAESLFCQP, encoded by the exons ATGGGAGACATGGGAGATCCACCCAAAA AAAAACGCCTTATTTCTCTGTGTGTTGGTTGTGGGAATCAGATTCATGATCAGTATATTCTTCGTGTTTCTCCGGATCTGGAATGGCATGCCGCTTGTCTAAAATGTGCAGAGTGTAATCAGTATTTGGACGAAACCTGTACCTGCTTCGTTAGGGATGGAAAAACATACTGCAAAAGAGACTATATTCG ATTGTATGGAACTAAATGTGCAAAGTGTAACATAGGATTCAGTAAGAATGACTTTGTGATGAGAGCACGCAGTAAGGTGTATCACATCGACTGCTTCCGCTGTGTGGCGTGTAGTCGCCAGCTCATCCCCGGTGATGAATTCGCGTTGCGGGAAGACGGACTCTTCTGCCGGGCTGACCACGATGTTGTAGAGCGAGCGTCGGTTGGCCCAGATCCCCTCAGTCCCATGCACGGCAACAGACCCTTACAGATGGCGG cagagcCCATTTCTGTCCGACAGCCAGCTTTAAGGCCACACGTTCACAAACAGCCTGAAAAGACGACACGGGTTCGGACAGTTCTAAACGAGAAACAGCTCCACACATTACGGACTTGTTATGCAGCCAACCCCCGACCCGATGCGCTCATGAAGGAGCAGCTCGTTGAAATGACAGGCCTGAGCCCCCGTGTCATTCGAGTCTGGTTTCAAAACAAGCGCTGTAAAGACAAAAAAAGGAGTCAGCTCATGAAACAACTGCAACAACAACAACCCAACGACAAAACG AATATCCAGGGGCTGACTGGAACCCCGATGGTAGCTGCCAGTCCGGAGAGACATGATAGCAGTTTGCAAGCCAATCCAGTGGAGGTGCAGAGTTACCAGCCACCTTGGAAAGTTTTGAGTGACTTCGCTTTGCAGAGTGATATAGAACAGCCTGCATTTCAGCAACTGGTGAGTGCCAGCAACATGCAGAACACCATCATCACCACCACAGTACAGACTTCACCAGAACTCACTGCAATCAGGGGACCAACTACACACCAATCCATATATAGACAACTCATGGATATAAAAATTGCAGAATCCCTCTTTTGCCAGCCTTAG
- the LOC132404437 gene encoding insulin gene enhancer protein ISL-1 isoform X4 produces the protein MGDMGDPPKKKRLISLCVGCGNQIHDQYILRVSPDLEWHAACLKCAECNQYLDETCTCFVRDGKTYCKRDYIRLYGTKCAKCNIGFSKNDFVMRARSKVYHIDCFRCVACSRQLIPGDEFALREDGLFCRADHDVVERASVGPDPLSPMHGNRPLQMAEPISVRQPALRPHVHKQPEKTTRVRTVLNEKQLHTLRTCYAANPRPDALMKEQLVEMTGLSPRVIRVWFQNKRCKDKKRSQLMKQLQQQQPNDKTNIQGLTGTPMVAASPERHDSSLQANPVEVQSYQPPWKVLSDFALQSDIEQPAFQQLVNFSEGGPGSNSTGSEVASMSSQLPDTPNSMVASPIEA, from the exons ATGGGAGACATGGGAGATCCACCCAAAA AAAAACGCCTTATTTCTCTGTGTGTTGGTTGTGGGAATCAGATTCATGATCAGTATATTCTTCGTGTTTCTCCGGATCTGGAATGGCATGCCGCTTGTCTAAAATGTGCAGAGTGTAATCAGTATTTGGACGAAACCTGTACCTGCTTCGTTAGGGATGGAAAAACATACTGCAAAAGAGACTATATTCG ATTGTATGGAACTAAATGTGCAAAGTGTAACATAGGATTCAGTAAGAATGACTTTGTGATGAGAGCACGCAGTAAGGTGTATCACATCGACTGCTTCCGCTGTGTGGCGTGTAGTCGCCAGCTCATCCCCGGTGATGAATTCGCGTTGCGGGAAGACGGACTCTTCTGCCGGGCTGACCACGATGTTGTAGAGCGAGCGTCGGTTGGCCCAGATCCCCTCAGTCCCATGCACGGCAACAGACCCTTACAGATGGCGG agcCCATTTCTGTCCGACAGCCAGCTTTAAGGCCACACGTTCACAAACAGCCTGAAAAGACGACACGGGTTCGGACAGTTCTAAACGAGAAACAGCTCCACACATTACGGACTTGTTATGCAGCCAACCCCCGACCCGATGCGCTCATGAAGGAGCAGCTCGTTGAAATGACAGGCCTGAGCCCCCGTGTCATTCGAGTCTGGTTTCAAAACAAGCGCTGTAAAGACAAAAAAAGGAGTCAGCTCATGAAACAACTGCAACAACAACAACCCAACGACAAAACG AATATCCAGGGGCTGACTGGAACCCCGATGGTAGCTGCCAGTCCGGAGAGACATGATAGCAGTTTGCAAGCCAATCCAGTGGAGGTGCAGAGTTACCAGCCACCTTGGAAAGTTTTGAGTGACTTCGCTTTGCAGAGTGATATAGAACAGCCTGCATTTCAGCAACTG GTTAATTTTTCAGAGGGAGGGCCAGGTTCTAACTCCACTGGAAGTGAAGTAGCGTCCATGTCCTCCCAACTCCCTGACACACCAAACAGCATGGTAGCGAGTCCTATAGAGGCATGA